One stretch of Longimicrobiales bacterium DNA includes these proteins:
- a CDS encoding OsmC family protein, with product MTGTFGGALEARGISAGEGYLSGYVRGEVGKDDGILVIRRIHVTYKLKADEEHRETVERVHAMHADRCPVYKTLKSAIEITTEYELEQAG from the coding sequence CTGACCGGAACCTTCGGAGGCGCGCTGGAGGCGCGCGGGATCAGTGCTGGAGAAGGCTACCTCAGCGGATATGTACGTGGAGAGGTCGGAAAGGACGATGGTATCCTGGTGATCCGTCGCATCCACGTCACATACAAACTGAAGGCCGATGAGGAGCATCGGGAGACGGTCGAGCGAGTGCATGCGATGCACGCGGACCGGTGTCCGGTCTACAAGACGCTGAAGAGCGCGATCGAGATCACGACGGAGTACGAACTCGAGCAAGCAGGGTAG